AGAGTTGGGCGGTCTAATTTTGCGGCGGCAATGATCTTGGCAACAATCTGCTGGTTGACGAGAAAGTTTTGTCCCAGCTTCTTGTTGGGATTTCTCTTAAGTTCACCCAATCTCGCCAGTAGCTTTTGAACACTGTACTCTGCCATAGTAGGCGTTTCCTCTCCTAGGAACGAGGCGGTTTCTGTTGAAATGATACAGAAGGGTTTGGTGTCAGCCATTGATCGGACTTCTGTCCTTGTCTCAACCTCAACAAACCTGCCAAAGCGATCATCGCAGCATTGTCAGTGCAGTAGCGCAGTGGAGGAATCCTTAGCTTTACCTTTCGAGAGTCGGCCCAAACCTGCGCTTTTTGGCGAAGTCTTGAGTTCGCGCTTACCCCTCCGCTGATGGCCACTCGCTGTATATTTAGCTGCCGCTGAGCTTCATCTAGCTTATAAAGAAGAGAGTCGCAAATAGCCTCTTGGTAGTCTGCTGCTAGATTCGCCAATTCTGCTAATTTCTCTGTGTGCTCCATGGAACGATAAACATTCAGGGCCGAGGTTTTTAATCCAGAGAAGCTAAAATCTAAGTCACCGCTCGATGTCATCGCTGTTGCAAACCTGAACTTTCCCTTTCTGCCTTTTTTTGCTAACTCGTCTACCAGCGGTCCCCCTGGGAATCCAAGTCCAATTGTCTTTGCAAACTTGTCAAAGGCTTCACCTGCAGCGTCATCTCGAGTTCGCCCCATCTCAATATAGTTGTCGTGAGAAAGCACATGAAAAAGTTGAGTGTGCCCACCGCTCACAACAAGCGCAAGGTACGGATAATGAAAGTCTCTATCTAAAGAGAGCTCCCTATCATGAAGCAAAGGAGCAACAATATGACCTTCAATATGATTTGTACCAATAAACGGCTTATCAAACGCCATTGCTAGAACTTTTGCCGTTACTACGCCTACGAGGAGAGAGCCTAATAAACCTGGCTCGCTTGTAACGGCGATGCCATCGATATCTCGAGTGGTAAGTTCATTTTCTTGAAGAATATTTTCTAAGAGAGGGAGCAAATTTTCTGTGTGTTCGCGACCTGCGATCTCCGGCACAATCCCGCCAAAAACATTGTGCGATTTGTCTTGCCCCAGTACTGAGCACGCAATGACATATCCATCTTCGCGAACGAGTGCTACCGATGAGTCGTCACAACTCGTTTCGATTCCAAGATAGACTTTCATTCGACGTTCCTAGTTTTATTAGTGCGCTTGAGCGATTCGAGCAAGAATGCTCTTTGTAAATCTCAACCAACTATTTCATCTGGTTTAGTCTGTACGCAGCTTTTTTTCCCGCACGTGATTTACTCGCCTTTTGTTTTACTTCTTGGTAAAAAGCTTTGGCCTCAACCTTCATTCCAAGCTCCTGAAAACACACCCCAATTTTATAGGTCGCCTCGGACCACAGTTCATCTTTGGGATAAGTCTCTCTAAATTTTTGGTAACTAGTGATCGCCTTCTTCCATTCTTTGCCCCGAAATAAAGACTCGCTTTCTTTCCAAAGTGAACCGCTACTCGATTTCTCAGCAGCCGCTTGCACACTGGATGAC
This genomic window from Bdellovibrionales bacterium CG10_big_fil_rev_8_21_14_0_10_45_34 contains:
- the tsaD gene encoding tRNA (adenosine(37)-N6)-threonylcarbamoyltransferase complex transferase subunit TsaD produces the protein MKVYLGIETSCDDSSVALVREDGYVIACSVLGQDKSHNVFGGIVPEIAGREHTENLLPLLENILQENELTTRDIDGIAVTSEPGLLGSLLVGVVTAKVLAMAFDKPFIGTNHIEGHIVAPLLHDRELSLDRDFHYPYLALVVSGGHTQLFHVLSHDNYIEMGRTRDDAAGEAFDKFAKTIGLGFPGGPLVDELAKKGRKGKFRFATAMTSSGDLDFSFSGLKTSALNVYRSMEHTEKLAELANLAADYQEAICDSLLYKLDEAQRQLNIQRVAISGGVSANSRLRQKAQVWADSRKVKLRIPPLRYCTDNAAMIALAGLLRLRQGQKSDQWLTPNPSVSFQQKPPRS